In Nitrosophilus labii, the following proteins share a genomic window:
- the der gene encoding ribosome biogenesis GTPase Der, which yields MKKVVILGKPNVGKSSLFNRILKQRDAITSEVAGTTRDIKKKIANLGEKEIELIDTGGLEDRDELFNKVKEKSLQTAKEADIILYMVDGKELPDEEDRKLFFELQKLDKDIALVINKIDNDKLEENVWEYYSFGTKNIFPISVSHNRKVKKLLEWIESKIPNEESLNIQEDEELDIESFLEEFEINKKEEDSNEIRVAIIGRVNVGKSSLLNALLKEERSIVSDIAGTTIDVVDETYLYRDKLITFIDTAGIRRRGKIVGIEKYALNRTQKMLERADIALVVLDASEGFAEQDEKIAGLVDKYKLGCIIVLNKWDKAKMSYEEAVKEVRDRFKFLSFAPIITVSAKTRKRVDKIYDLILRVYKNYSQWLPTSQLNKIIKEATQRHAIPAYYSKVVNILFATQYETKPPKIALIMNRPEGLHFSYKRYLINKLRENFDLEGSPVILSPRKRGEREEILDDD from the coding sequence ATGAAAAAAGTAGTAATTTTAGGAAAACCAAATGTGGGCAAAAGTTCGCTTTTTAACAGAATCTTAAAACAGCGTGACGCCATAACCTCGGAAGTAGCCGGAACAACGCGAGATATAAAAAAAAAGATAGCCAATTTGGGAGAAAAGGAGATAGAGCTAATAGATACCGGCGGGCTTGAAGACAGAGACGAGCTTTTTAACAAAGTTAAAGAAAAATCCTTGCAGACCGCAAAAGAGGCGGACATAATCCTTTATATGGTTGACGGGAAAGAGCTTCCCGATGAAGAGGATAGAAAACTATTTTTCGAGCTTCAAAAACTTGATAAAGATATAGCTTTGGTCATAAACAAGATAGACAACGACAAACTAGAAGAAAACGTCTGGGAATATTACAGTTTCGGAACTAAAAACATATTTCCAATCTCCGTTTCCCACAATAGAAAAGTTAAAAAACTGCTTGAGTGGATAGAGAGCAAAATACCCAACGAAGAGAGTTTAAATATCCAAGAGGATGAAGAGTTAGATATCGAATCTTTTTTAGAAGAGTTTGAAATTAACAAAAAAGAGGAGGATTCAAACGAAATCAGAGTCGCAATTATAGGAAGAGTCAACGTGGGAAAAAGCTCTTTACTGAATGCTCTTTTGAAAGAGGAACGATCAATCGTAAGCGATATTGCGGGAACAACCATAGACGTAGTAGATGAGACGTATCTATATAGAGATAAACTTATCACTTTTATAGACACTGCGGGTATTAGAAGAAGAGGCAAGATTGTAGGCATAGAAAAATACGCGCTAAACAGAACCCAAAAGATGCTTGAGCGCGCTGACATAGCTTTGGTAGTTTTAGACGCTAGCGAAGGCTTTGCCGAACAAGACGAAAAGATCGCGGGACTTGTAGATAAGTATAAACTAGGCTGCATTATCGTTTTAAACAAATGGGACAAGGCTAAGATGAGTTACGAAGAGGCGGTTAAAGAGGTTAGAGATAGATTTAAGTTTTTAAGTTTTGCTCCTATAATAACCGTTTCGGCAAAAACGAGAAAAAGAGTGGACAAAATATACGATCTAATACTTAGAGTCTATAAAAACTACTCTCAGTGGTTACCTACGTCACAACTAAACAAAATTATAAAAGAGGCTACCCAACGCCACGCTATACCGGCATACTACTCAAAGGTGGTAAATATCCTCTTTGCCACTCAATATGAAACAAAACCGCCTAAAATTGCTCTTATTATGAATAGACCCGAAGGACTCCATTTTAGTTATAAAAGATATCTTATAAATAAACTAAGAGAAAATTTCGACTTAGAAGGAAGCCCGGTTATTTTAAGTCCAAGGAAAAGAGGAGAGAGGGAGGAGATATTGGATGATGATTAG
- a CDS encoding four helix bundle protein, whose translation MNNEIKSAEGLEVFKIAHKLTIKIYEITNYFPEYEKYGITSQLRRSASSIGANLMEGSHRINKKEFKQFVGIARGSAGELKYFLRLSKDIGYITKENYNFLIKETDKISKMLYNLIKSLTYIHPHSHSHQKEEQ comes from the coding sequence ATGAATAATGAGATAAAAAGTGCAGAAGGTTTGGAAGTTTTTAAAATAGCACATAAATTAACAATAAAAATATATGAGATTACAAATTATTTTCCAGAATATGAAAAATATGGTATAACAAGCCAACTAAGGAGATCTGCAAGTTCTATAGGAGCAAATTTAATGGAAGGCTCACACAGAATAAATAAAAAAGAGTTTAAACAATTTGTAGGAATTGCACGAGGCTCTGCTGGTGAATTGAAATATTTTCTTAGATTATCAAAAGATATTGGATATATTACAAAAGAAAATTATAATTTTTTAATAAAAGAAACAGATAAAATTAGTAAAATGCTTTATAATCTAATAAAATCTCTCACTTACATCCACCCACACTCACACTCACACCAAAAAGAGGAGCAATGA
- a CDS encoding mechanosensitive ion channel family protein gives MKKIFLIISLLITFIKAADLNTTLLKDNNTSAIYKNILKSLKTSDNPETALQKTLIVKILNIKKEGIKSFDIYNYKVSNQKNFIDTFFTIVEKIAEAKRYKKSLSQLKEQLSDIEEDISKLDSNATNLLTLQLEYAYYYKKYDKIKKDIEKVETLYEVWLKQLLKYLPKIEFKTTNNNKSVKELQKKILQIDKKIKKLEIEKERWRILDKKRYVENLEKEIQRLTNLKDSYIKKEIKSQLLLFFKALKQKSEKVFQLKIDILETASKFSSKNVDIKDALNEALNIFIESRLGKTTTYIYQLKENAMFFLTQNRFFNIPLYKIVAGIGIFLLFLFLRKLFVLIVLKILKKMSEKTKSSLDDKVLAIVTEPLKFAFIIVGFYLSVKVMDIDSETVDKIVRSMVIVAIFWLFFDAVSVLEKTIFNFAKKFGKELYREIGNFFIKTLKIFIFSVGLVAVLQEWNINVSAFIASLGLGGLAFALAAKDTAANLFGGLTILADKSLKIDDWIKVQDVEGTVEDIGLRTIKVRTFEKSLVTVPNQIVANNPIENFSRRDIRRIKMRVGLTYSTTKEQMDEILKNIRNMLKSHPRIDKKATMLVNFDEFQDSSLSIFIYCFTNTANWQKYLEIKEDVNLKIMDIVESAGAEFAFPSQSIYVEKIVK, from the coding sequence TTGAAAAAGATTTTTTTAATAATATCTCTTCTTATAACGTTTATAAAAGCGGCCGACCTTAACACTACTCTTTTAAAGGACAATAACACCAGCGCTATCTACAAAAATATTCTAAAGTCGTTAAAAACTTCCGATAACCCGGAAACCGCCTTGCAAAAAACTCTTATCGTAAAGATATTAAATATTAAAAAAGAGGGTATTAAAAGTTTTGATATATACAACTATAAAGTAAGTAACCAAAAAAATTTTATAGATACGTTTTTTACAATCGTTGAAAAAATAGCCGAAGCAAAAAGGTATAAAAAGAGTCTATCACAACTCAAAGAGCAACTAAGCGATATAGAAGAGGATATCTCTAAACTAGACTCCAACGCAACCAACCTTTTAACTTTGCAGCTTGAGTACGCCTATTACTATAAAAAATACGACAAAATAAAAAAAGATATCGAAAAGGTAGAGACACTTTACGAGGTTTGGTTAAAACAGCTGTTAAAATACTTGCCAAAAATCGAGTTTAAAACTACAAATAACAATAAAAGCGTAAAAGAGCTGCAAAAAAAAATATTACAGATAGATAAAAAGATAAAAAAGTTAGAGATAGAAAAAGAGAGATGGAGAATACTTGATAAAAAAAGGTATGTTGAAAACCTTGAAAAAGAGATTCAAAGATTAACAAATCTCAAAGATAGCTATATAAAAAAAGAGATAAAATCGCAACTTCTCCTTTTTTTTAAAGCATTAAAGCAAAAAAGCGAAAAAGTATTTCAACTTAAAATCGACATATTAGAGACCGCCTCCAAGTTTTCATCTAAAAACGTAGATATTAAGGATGCCCTCAACGAAGCTCTAAATATTTTTATCGAATCAAGGTTAGGAAAAACCACTACGTATATATATCAACTAAAAGAAAATGCTATGTTTTTTCTAACTCAAAACAGATTTTTTAATATCCCCCTTTATAAAATCGTAGCCGGTATAGGGATATTTTTACTATTTCTCTTTTTAAGAAAACTTTTTGTCCTTATTGTTTTAAAGATTCTTAAAAAGATGTCCGAAAAAACGAAATCTTCATTAGACGACAAAGTTTTGGCAATCGTAACTGAACCTTTAAAATTTGCCTTTATAATCGTAGGCTTTTACCTTTCAGTAAAGGTAATGGATATAGATAGCGAAACGGTTGACAAGATAGTCCGTTCGATGGTTATCGTCGCTATATTTTGGCTATTTTTTGACGCCGTTAGCGTCCTTGAAAAGACCATCTTCAATTTCGCTAAAAAATTTGGAAAAGAGTTGTATCGTGAAATTGGAAACTTTTTTATAAAAACACTTAAGATATTCATCTTTTCGGTTGGTCTTGTGGCAGTTTTACAAGAGTGGAACATAAACGTAAGCGCCTTTATAGCCTCCTTGGGACTTGGAGGTCTTGCATTTGCTTTAGCTGCCAAAGATACGGCGGCCAATCTTTTTGGAGGACTAACCATACTAGCCGATAAATCGCTTAAGATAGATGACTGGATAAAAGTTCAAGATGTGGAAGGAACGGTAGAGGATATAGGTCTTAGAACCATAAAGGTAAGAACTTTCGAAAAATCTCTCGTTACGGTTCCCAACCAGATAGTGGCAAACAATCCTATCGAAAACTTTTCAAGAAGAGATATAAGAAGAATCAAAATGAGAGTTGGACTAACCTACTCCACAACAAAAGAGCAGATGGACGAAATTCTCAAAAATATAAGAAATATGTTAAAATCCCATCCAAGAATCGATAAAAAAGCGACTATGCTTGTTAATTTCGATGAGTTTCAAGATAGCAGTCTAAGCATATTCATCTACTGTTTTACAAATACGGCTAACTGGCAAAAATATCTTGAAATCAAAGAGGATGTAAATCTAAAAATTATGGATATAGTGGAAAGTGCCGGAGCTGAGTTTGCCTTTCCTAGCCAATCTATATATGTTGAGAAAATTGTAAAATAG